A stretch of the Raphanus sativus cultivar WK10039 unplaced genomic scaffold, ASM80110v3 Scaffold5553, whole genome shotgun sequence genome encodes the following:
- the LOC130507750 gene encoding uncharacterized protein LOC130507750, translated as MTRDAEGNLPIPHTSGQIPHAQRALEIAAAEGAPPTLARLYKLTHQHADGTFSHPRAEQLCNDVDARIQEVQTQLTQENPDGAPVELSPIEQDKIFEQIAPKKRGRIAGIGSVNDVPRARVEHAARREAGSMFRRDLETANRTIADHNDKFKAMANIFDMLLGSTPHVNPTVASAWQSMRSSFAGPDPTPEQQANLEREADERTAEIFDEINLNV; from the exons ATGACCCGAGATGCTGAGGGTAATCTGCCAATACCTCATACTTCCGGACAGATTCCACACGCCCAAAGGGCCCTGGAAATT gcTGCCGCAGAAGGAGCACCACCGACTCTGGCCCGACTTTACAAGTTGACCCACCAGCATGCTGATGGAACTTTCTCTCATCCTCGAGCAGAGCAGCTCTGCAACGATGTAGATGCTCGGATTCAAGAGGTCCAGACTCAACTGACGCAAGAAAATCCGGATGGTGCACCGGTCGAGCTTTCTCCCATCGAACAAGACAAAATTTTTGAGCAG ATTGCTCCGAAGAAAAGGGGACGTATAGCAGGAATCGGGAGTGTGAACGATGTTCCAAGGGCGAGAGTTGAACACGCTGCTAGACGGGAAGCAGGTTCCATGTTCCGGAGGGATTTGGAAACTGCGAACCGAACCATAGCCGACCACAACGACAAATTTAAGGCTATGGCTAACATCTTCGATATGCTGTTAGGTTCAACCCCACACGTCAACCCGACGGTTGCGTCAGCGTGGCAGAGCATGCGTTCGAGTTTTGCCGGTCCCGACCCTACTCCGGAACAGCAGGCAAATTTGGAACGGGAAGCGGATGAGAGGACTGCTGAAATCTTCGATGAAATAAACCTTAATGTTTAG